From Methanotorris formicicus Mc-S-70:
CCGATAAATTTTAACCCAATTTTAAAATTTAAGATCCAAATAATGACATTTAAAAATTGGGACGTATAAATAGATCCTAATAAAATTCGCAAACAACTATAAATTGCAACAATTTTGGTGATTGAAATGGAAGAACTTTTAAAGTTGGCAGAACAAATAAGAGATGAAAATTTGAGGGAGAAAGTCATAGAATTTCTAAAAAATCCAATTCCCACACATAAGGAGATTGAAGATACGAAAATTCCTCCAGAATCATCCCCAGCAAGTATAAAATGGCACCATAAATATGAAGGGGGATTAATAGAGCATACAATAGCAGTTACAAAGTTGGCATTAAAAATGGCAGATGTTTTAGAGGAGGTTTATGGGATAAAAATAAATAAAGATTTGATTATCGCTGGTGGTTTGTTGCACGATATTATGAAACCTTTCAACTACATAAGAGAAGGGGATAAATTTGACCATATTGAAAATTTCCATTTAGACCACCTAACCCTTGCTGTTGCAGAACTCTACAAGAGGGACTTTCCACTTGAGGTTATAAAGATTGTTGCCTCCCATCACGGGGATTCCTCACCTTCAAGACCCAACTCCATAGAGGCATACCTTATCCACTTTGCAGACACCTTTGATGCTCAGTTAAATGACGTTGCAATTAGGGTTTGTCAGGCAAGGAGTAAGGATTTAGGTATTGATGAGTGTGAGATATACAAGAAGATTACCCCTTTAAAAGTTTATGAAATTAGAAGCAGAGAAGGTAAG
This genomic window contains:
- a CDS encoding HDIG domain-containing metalloprotein, whose translation is MEELLKLAEQIRDENLREKVIEFLKNPIPTHKEIEDTKIPPESSPASIKWHHKYEGGLIEHTIAVTKLALKMADVLEEVYGIKINKDLIIAGGLLHDIMKPFNYIREGDKFDHIENFHLDHLTLAVAELYKRDFPLEVIKIVASHHGDSSPSRPNSIEAYLIHFADTFDAQLNDVAIRVCQARSKDLGIDECEIYKKITPLKVYEIRSREGKKRLIEYLKELLGIEEEQTEDI